ctgattacTGACGCCATATCCCGCCTTCGCACACACGCCAAACATTTGGCtatcatccgcaccatctggatgtgttgcatACCTTCACAGTGCAGTTTGTATGTAACTTTCTGCCCCGTaaaaccaaactatggaatgataTTCTTTGGACGGTACGACGTAGGCTCCTtcataaaagcgcgtacatatttttaaaatactggCAACGCCGTTGTAATTGCTCCGGTAAATtatagcaagagaatgtgggctgcggtgatgacttaacatcaagtgtcccgtaagctcgtttgtcctcttccataaaatcaggttataaatctaaaactatgttaatgataatataagcATAGCCTGGCTATAAACTTATAATCGTGgtagaaatatttgcatttatttaaCCGTAACTTAAAAGACTGGGTCACTGACGACTAGAGGTCCTTTAAAAAGTTAGATTTCGCACACAAGCTATAAatagatatagatagatagCCTGGTCTATTCTTGTGATTATCAGCTTATAATCTCAGCCGGCAGGGGTATTGAGTTTTAAATCTTAAAACCCAACTGGTTTATTGTGATAAATTCTTAAAATACTTAGTCCATTGTGTGCGAAGCATTGACTTCAACCAGTCGACCTATTTCCACCGGCGAAGAGTACCTCTACTCTGACAAGTCTGTAGGATCCCTACTTGGGTTTCTAGTAGAGCTGGTTTGCATGTATTCGTATGTTCGTCTATTCACAAAAAATGTAAAACCCTCCAACGCGTATTGCACCTTTTTAGGTTGTGAATTTGTAGTTTAACCTGCCATCAGCTACTGTTTGATTATCCGTGTctgttaataaaaaatcaataataatgtgGATATTAGAAAGGTATATACTATTAAAACAGGATAAGGAGTGACGTACACTTGGACATTTGGAAGTGAAGCCCAAATTGGATTAGGCTTTAAAACCTAATTCAGCCCAACATGGAGAACCATTCTCACCTTTGGGCAGGCGCTCCTAAGTAAGTACAAggttcttccatttgaccgcataaaACTATGAGCGGTTTTAATCATATCACTTGAAGTGCTTAGAGAAGTTGTTCAGATTCATttcagcagccgaattccaccaccagaTATTAATTTCACCCATTATGATGACGCCTGGCATACTACAACTGCGCGTTTGGCGATAAATTTTTTTCCTCGTACATCCACTTTGTAGAATTAATTATCGGCAGAAGTTTTCCTTAGGTCTACTTTTGGCAGGGACCTAAAAGCCTACAGCATACTcccatcttaaaggccggcaacgtacctatctcttgacccctggtgttgcggatttCCATGGGCTGTTGCCTCAACTACCCATTAGGGGAgccttaatatttatatttattaggcaTAGTAAGAGATACCTACTTGcgcaaactttaaaaaaatagacgCAATGAAGTaggtgaaaaatatataaaaaacaggtgaaattaataaattactggTATTACGACCTTCAATAAGTGAGTCCATGCTCATCTCTTGATGGCAGACAAAAAATTACCTTAAACATAGGTACATTGTAAGCAAAAATGCTGTTATCGTAAAAATGCACAGCTGTCACGCGATCGTGTCTAACAATTAATATAGACTACTGTTTGTATGACCCAAATTCGTTATTTAGCTGTTTATTTTAGATaggtataaaattattatgcaataattttatattactttcgCATTTTATCATATCTTACGCGTAAGTTAaggtaggtacatattttttttagcttGACACAGGACAAAAAACGTGGGGCAACTGaaacactaaataaaataaatcgaaaACCAATTACCAAGCTTTTAATGGAACTCTGAGAACAgcggtatatatatatgtagctgtatattatgtatgtaacgaACAGGAAAATCAAGACAAAGTTAGTGAAAAATACAAACATTGGCGCGGTAATTACTAGGAATTCCGTTTACGTTAAATATTAgtgctattttattttatcaggcGCACAGAAGCCTGTGTAATAACACCCAGTTAATAACAGAGACGCGACAAGGAGCGTTGCCCGTCTTTTAGAAAGGTATACCTACACGCTATTTTTgaacgtacccatgtcgtatcatcctggaaacaccgcataaggtagctcattccacaattTGGTtgtaccgcactgtggaagaacgccacacatcctgatggtAGTGATgacagcaggaatcaggtcaaaaagctcttcggaacagcTACAGAATAAAGAGAAGTCTCCACGCAAGgccagtcgttcacagagcactggtttccccacaattcgagcaactctgcgttgcacgcgctGAAATGGTTGTTACGTACTCGTAACCTAAATCGATCTATCGCTTTGTAGGCTTTCTTGCGTTAAATAGGATATTTAAAtcacctaccaaatattatttaatattaaatacttaaccTTTAACCGTTTAACCCTCGTGTGACCGTGACCTTTAATGAATCAACAAGTCTGATATGCTGTGTTATATATAATCTTGGTGGTTATGGGTGACGCATTCTTACCCCCCAACGTACCTTGACGTTATCGTAACGATCCTACCGATTTGATACCATTAATGACTTTGAATAACAAACAAGCGTGAAAGTAAACTGCTCAGCCCAACATAGGCAaccaacaaaaattgtaataCGTGTGATTCTAGCCTGtcaaatataattgtattagtGTTGGGTTTTTCTTTGCAGTTCTTTTCCCAGTAGACATTAAATTATGCCATGAACTGCCGTAGGCAAAGTCATTAGATGTAAGTTGcgcttttttttgttattgatataCCCAAGTGGCACTTTGTGTCCTGCGGGtagaaataaatatgttttaatcaTTGCATCATATTCACTTTCCCAAATTGGTAGTTATTATCGCTTAGCTATCTTGTTACCACAcgtgaaaaataatatataataatacattgatTTGTTGTACTTAGGACGCTAAATGTAATGTATATAATGTAAGTTATCACCCATAAAACTTGAGTTCCTTTCCTCTTTAATCAAATGTTTAAAAGAGCGCTGACCGCgcgttatatattaatttatatagattGGACCACAAGTAAATGGTAGAATGCATAAACTTGACATtcatatgaatataattttttgacttacttgagAATAAAATAGTTCAAGAGTTTGAATTTGCACAGACAGCCTCACAAACTAAATTAAGAGACAGATAACGAACAGATTCTTGAAGGGTTTAGAGGTATTTGTAGATGTAAGGAACTTTAAAATACTGTCACCTGCAGTTAATGAACTCAAATTCCGGAAACCGCACTTGATGTCGACAGTCATTATTTTATCGTCAATCATTCTTTAAGGTTAACCAATTAAAAgcaaacttataaaaaatatttattaactagaaAACACTCACCAATAAACTCTTAAACTTTGAGCAAATATAAAATCTccagaaaaacaaaatttaaacttCACTGCAAATCACAACACATTTTAAAGTAATACTTAAGTAAGTAGACACATGGCACTATCAGCTCATAAGCCACATTAAGGCTAGGGCATGAAACAAGACCTTGATTAAAACCAATTATTTTCTTTCTTCATCCTATCTTTCCGTCCTCTGAATTCCAGACTCTGAAACATTTCCGTCAGTTTATTCAACTGATGCGGCGTCGACTGTGGCAGTTTCTGTAACCTATTATCGTCTTTATAACATATCGAATAAGTCTCTCGTTCCcttaaacacaataatttacCAGTATCAGCCACTGCATTTAATTTAGCTACTTGTAAAGCTGCATTTTTGAATCGAGTCTTTGGCGACACTTTCTGCACATGCTGCTGGTCTGTTTTCTGAGTAATACTCTTAATTTTTGAAGGGTTTATATAGATGGGTTCAATCACATCATATGTATTTTCCCGGATCAAATGTTGTGGTGTCTGAGATTTTCTCTGCTCGGGATTTCGGTATCCGTGAACACTGAGTGGGGTGAGCGGTTGTAAAACTTCCCGGAATGGTCGCGAGTCGTTATTGAGATCCAATACGATAACTTTTGATTGTAAAGTTTTTCCAATTGATGGTAGAGGATGGAAAGGTGACAGGTTCGACTTGATTGGTTTCTCCAGCATTCTGTTTTGCGCCGTTTTGTTTTTGCGTGTGTTTTGTCTCCGCGGCGCGTAAATAGTTGTGAGGGCGCGTGTTTTGGCTGAGTCGATGGGTGCGAGTGGCGCGGGCAGCATGGCCCTGCCACCCCTGGCCTTGGGAGCCGTGGGGGCTGCAATCGAATGCCCTGTGGACAATACACGACTCGTGACTCGGACGGCATCCACGCGATTGATATACAAGCTACGATCCACCCACAAAAAAGGCAAACACAACGTTTTAATATAAGTTCGGACagctttaataaatttttactgTTGTCGCAGTATTGACAGCTAATGTCTATTGATAGCTATTTTTAATCAATTGATGGTTTTTTGCCAGTGTTAATGATGTTTCTGTTTGCTTTAGTTAAATAGGTGACCTTTTTAGTATTGTTGTAGCGCTCCAAGAGAATATAATCACTACGGGTAGTGCTATGAATACTAAGCTAGACTAAGTTAATGCTTCCCCAAAACTTTATTTCTAGTTAGTTTATAACTGTTGgctcgaatataataataataatattctatattcatatttttaaaacacataTTTGGACGCAGCAATGGACCGTTTGCTTTAGTAAAATAGGTGACCTTTTTAGTATTGTTGTAGTGCTAaaagagaatataatcactACGGGTAGTGCTATGAATACTATCATAGCTAGACTAAGTTTACGTTAACTGTTGggtcgaatataataataataatatgcattcTATTGACTAATGAATCTAATAATGGACCGACATTTTCACATATAGGTTTAAACATAGTAAGTCTTGCCGTGAAGTGCACATAAATAAACGAAAGATATTCATTACCCTTCGGCATTACCATAGGTACTATCAAaggcaaaaaatataatttaataagtatagtaattttgcgtcgacactctagctccttctcatgtccaagctacTTCAGTTGATGCTGGTAGCAGCACCAGCTTCCACTGCGGATGACGGCAAACGTCACAAATATGTTTGTGACTTTGTGCTATTTGGCTTCGAGTgctactgcattgtaatgggcagggcgtatcaattaccatcagctgaacgtcctgctcatctcctCCCTTACTGTCATGCCAGCTTAGTTCTCTCAGGCCAACGTTGCGAGGTTTTTATAAATTCTGTTGGGAGTTAATGCCCTCCTAagtggcgactattttttgtgTAGCGGGCACCGCACTCGATGTTAGATCTGGTGTtataatttactatttattatgaaaataaggaacgagatgagcttctgagtggcactacaattgcgcttgtcaccttgagacataagatgttaagtctcgtttgcccagtaattgcaatAGCTACGgtggccttcagaccgaaacacagtaatgcttacacattactgcttcacggcagaaaaagacgctgttgtggtacccataatatagacggcatcctgtgcaaagtagcctgtGCTGGTAACAGTGCAGTGTAATATAACAGTGGTGCGATagccattttgtttttcaataccGACCGTCGTAGCTACTTTGTTGAACTATGTACAAGTTGATTTTCATCGATTTCTACacagtaaatattaataaaaggaTAATTTTCTAAAGTGGTCTAACGTAGCGAGGGGTAATGACCGTCATTATACATCGATCGCTATCCACACTGACCTTCAAACTCATCAAAGTCTTGTACAATGTTCAATATGGATATTTATTAcagtagaaaattaaaaataagttcactctttatttattaatatatttatgtcgAGAAAACAAGCGGTCTAGCAGCAATTAAGtagtaacaataatttttagttataaagTGTACGCTCATAGGTAGACTAGCTCATAGACAGTAGACGATTCATTTAtgatatagcccagtggttagttaCCCTGCCCACCGAGCTAGAGGTTCCGGATTAGAATCCTGCTAGGTGCTAACATTTAATCATCGTTGGCGTATATTGCTTGACTTTTATGTCTCAATACCAGTAAATTTCTTAAGCAAAATAAAATGAGATATTTTATCAAACACTTTTTAGTAATTGGTAGATATATAAATGACATCCGCCTTATGTGCCTCGTCTATTGGCGATGGCTCTAATTACTATATCCACTAATTAACAAAGATCATGGTCTCAGTACATAAAAATCTTCTATACTTTTCTACAGAGTGTGATCACTCTAATGAGACGAATTGTATATCTCTAACTTGTGTCATTGAATTTTTGCGCTCCTCATAATTTTTTGACTAATAATTCACAATTAGAATGTAGTgattataatacttattattgaCCCTAAATGAGAATCTCCAACCCTTTTTTCaccataatattaaaacacaaacAGGGCCACACATTATTTGTGCCCCTATTTCTCTTGCCATTTTAATTCACAGAGActgacataataatatgtcacgGCAGTCattcattttattcatttatgacGTCATCTGTAGTTTGTTTGCTGCTCATAATACACTGACCTGtttatataccactggacaggctgttccatatatttgacagcaaaataattgtgcctatttgaagcaccactcgcgagcgtccagagtaCAAATTTCAACTACGAAGGAactatttttgcattttgatttaaattcgttcgtttttcgtgttatttatacttcaagaatcaacgtagtaaagtacacaatttttttgtaaatagtttcccactttctatcgatgtttgctgaggttgtcatcactacttttagtaccgcagactcttgctacatggccaacagcgccaaaatggcgaatatcaaacaggcacaaaagcactttgacagccgccagaccagtggtatatagtagaggtcagtgtctTAATATTAGGTGTTTAATGAAATGGGATAGCTCGTTGCAATGGCAATCGTCTTAATTGTATGACGCTGAGACTTTCGTCGACCCTGGCTCATTTGCTGCGACTTTGACTGCTGAAAGCGGCACTATACTATACTCTAAACCTAAGATTAAGAGCAGCAAACAAGCTACAGATGACGTCATAAATGAATTTACTCGAATGACGGCCCGTGACGTCCAATAGTGCCACCAACTAACCTATTCaggtaaaacaaattaaaattacagtTACATTGTTGTAGTGctcaaagagaatataatcactACGGGTAGTGCTATGAATGCTATCATAGCTAGACCAAGTTTACGTTAACTGTTGGGtcgaatgtaataataataataatatttattctattgtctaatgaATCTAATAATGGACCGATATTTTCATATATAGGTTATACATAGTAAGTCTTGCCGTGAAGTACACATAAATAAACGAAAGATATTAATTACCCTTCGGCATTACCATAGGTACTATCAAaggcaaaaaatataatttaataagtatagtaattttgcgtcgacactctagctccttctcatgtccaagctacTTCAGTTGATGCTGGTAGCAGCACCAGCTTCCACTGCGGATGACGGCAAACGTCACAAATATGTTTGTGACTTTGTGCTATTTGGCTTCGAGTgctactgcattgtaatgggcagggcgtatcaattaccatcagctgaacgtcctgctcatctcctCCCTTACTGTCATGCCAGCTTAGTTCTCTCAGGCCAACGTTGCCGAGGTTTTTATAAATTCTGTTGGGAGTTAATGCCCTCCTAagtggcgactattttttgtgTAGCGGGCACCGCACTCGATGTTAGATCTGGTGTtataatttactatttattatgaaaataaggaacgagatgagcttctgagtggcactacaattgcgcttgtcaccttgagacataagatgttaagtctcgtttgcccagtaattgcaatAGCTACGgtggccttcagaccgaaacacagtaatgcttacacattactgcttcacggcagaaaaagacgctgttgtggtacccataatatagccggcatcctgtgcaaagtagcctgtGCTGGTAACAGTGCAGTGTAATATAACAGTGGTGCGATagccattttgtttttcaataccGACCGTCGTAGCTACTTTGTTGAACTATGTACAAGTTGATTTTCATCGATTTCTACacagtaaatattaataaaaggaTAATTTTCTAAAGTGGTCTAACGTAGCGAGGGGTAATGACCGTCATTATACATCGATCGCTATCCACACTGACCTTCAAACTCATCAAAGTCTTGTACAATGTTCAATATGGATATTTATTAcagtagaaaattaaaaataagttcactctttatttattaatatatttatgtcgAGAAAACAAGCGGTCTAGCAGCAATTAAGtagtaacaataatttttagttataaagTGTACGCTCATAGGTAGACTAGCTCATAGACAGTAGACGATTCATTTAtgatatagcccagtggttagttaCCCTGCCCACCGAGCTAGAGGTTCCGGATTCGAATCCTGCTAGGTGCTAACATTTAATCATCGTTGGCGTATATTGCTTGACTTTTATGTCTCAATACCAGTAAATTTCTTAAGCAAAATAAAATGAGATATTTTATCAAACACTTTTTAGTAATTGGTAGATATATAAATGACATCCGCCTTATGTGCCTCGTCTATTGGCGATGGCTCTAATTACTATATCCACTAATTAACAAAGATCATGGTCTCAGTACATAAAAATCTTCTATACTTTTCTACAGAGTGTGATCACTCTAATGAGACGAATTGTATATCTCTAACTTGTGTCATTGAATTTTTGCGCTCCTCATAATTTTTTGACTAATAATTCACAATTAGAATGTAGTgattataatacttattattgaCCCTAAATGAGAATCTCCAACCCTTTTTTCaccataatattaaaacacaaacAGGGCCACACATTATTTGTGCCCCTATTTCTCTTGCCATTTTAATTCACAGAGActgacataataatatgtcacgGCAGTCATTCGTTTTATTCATTTATGACGTCATCTGTAGTTTGTTTGCTGCTCATAATACACTGATCTGtttatataccactggacaggctgttccatatgtttgacagcaaaataattgtgcctatttgaagcaccactcgcgagcgtccagagtaCAAATTTCAACTACGAAGGAactatttttgcattttgatttaaattcgttcgttttccgtgttatttatacttcaagaatcaacgtagtaaagtacacaatttttttgtaaatagtttcccactttctatcgatgtttgctgaggttgtcatcactacttttagtaccgcagactcttgctacatggccaacagcgccaaaatggcgaatatcaaacaggcacaaaagcactttgacagccgccagaccagtggtatatagtagaggtcagtgtctTAATATTAGGTGTTTAATGAAATGGGATAGCTCGTTGCAATGGCAATCGTCTTAATTGTATGACGCTGAGACTTTCGTCGACCCTGGCTCATTTGCTGCGACTTTGACTGCTGAAAGCGGCACTATACTATACTCTAAACCTAAGATTAAGAGCAGCAAACAAGCTACAGATGACGTCATAAATGAATTTACTCGAATGACGGCCCGTGACGTCCAATAGTGCCACCAACTAACCTATTCAggtaaaagaaattaatattacagCTGTCAGCTGCGTCAGTCGCCATTTTGAAAGCATCATTTTGTCATTGTT
This genomic window from Leptidea sinapis chromosome 34, ilLepSina1.1, whole genome shotgun sequence contains:
- the LOC126975000 gene encoding uncharacterized protein LOC126975000; amino-acid sequence: MLPAPLAPIDSAKTRALTTIYAPRRQNTRKNKTAQNRMLEKPIKSNLSPFHPLPSIGKTLQSKVIVLDLNNDSRPFREVLQPLTPLSVHGYRNPEQRKSQTPQHLIRENTYDVIEPIYINPSKIKSITQKTDQQHVQKVSPKTRFKNAALQVAKLNAVADTGKLLCLRERETYSICYKDDNRLQKLPQSTPHQLNKLTEMFQSLEFRGRKDRMKKENNWF